The Terriglobia bacterium genomic interval TTCCCATTCAGAAGCTGTCATGCGTCCTTGCCTCGCGCACGTCTACCACGGGCGCCAGTCGCCCCGACAGTAAACGTTGAATTCACGCCCAACGGTCACATCCTTGTTCCCCGGGCAGCAGCTCCCTCAATAGTTCAACAGGACAATATAAGTATCTAAAACTGCACTCGAATGCTGTCAGGGTAAGAGGAGGGCAAACGTTTTGCAAGGCTTTTTGTCAAGAAGTCATTTGCCTCTGTGACAGTCATGTCACAGTGCAGGCTTCAGCCCTTGGCTGGAAATCCGCAGACTTGATGACTGCCCCCACTTGTCAGAGCGGCCCCTGTTGCACACGCACCCTGGGGGCCTACAATATTCTTATGGCTAATCTCTCGCGTGCATATTCCGAGAACGTTCAGGGCAACTTTTTCGTCGATGACACCTGCATCGACTGCGATCTGTGCCGGCAGATTGCTCCGTCGGTCTTCCAGGACGAGGGCGATCATTCGGCGGTTTACCATCAGCCGGGCTCTCCGTCCGAGACACAAAGGGCAGCCATGGCGCTGGTGGCCTGTCCGACCGGATCGATTGGCACTCATGAAAAGCTGGATATCCGGGCTGCTGCGGCTTCTTATCCCGAACGGATCGACGAAAACGTTTATTTTTGCGGGTACGCGTCACCCAATTCCTACGGGGCGGCGTCTTATATGATTACGCGGCCTGAAGGGAACGTCCTCGTCGACTGCCCGCGTTACGCCAAAACACTGGTACGGCGGATTGAGGAAATGGGCGGAATTTCGCTCATTTTGTTCTCGCACCGGGATGACGTTGCGGATCACCGGAAATTTCACGAGCACTTCGGGTGTCCGCGGATCATTCATCGTGCGGATGCGGACGGAATCGAGACGGAGCAGGTCCTGGATGGGCAGGAGCCGGTGGCGCTCGACAAGGATCTCCTGGTGATTCCGGTGCCGGGGCATACCCGGGGTCACGTGGTGCTGCTCTACAAAAACAAGTTTCTGTTCACCGGCGACCACCTGGCGTGGTCGGATAACCGGGGTGGATTGATCGCCTTCCGCGACGTTGCATGGTACTCTTGGCCCGAACAGACAAAATCGATGAAGCGTTTACTCGACTACGAGTTCGAGTGGGTGCTTCCCGGCCACGGCCGCCGGGCGCATCAACCTCGCGACGTCATGCGGCGCAAGTTGATCGACTGCATCAGCTGGATGGAGAAAACACATTGAAGCCAATCACAAAAGTTGCTGCGAGCACTGCGCTCGCGCTGTTGCTGCTCGTGACCGCGGCGGCGGCGCAGACGGTGAAGTTCACGGACCACAAACTGAAGAACGGCTTGCGCGTCATTCTGTCGGAAGATCATTCCGCGCCGACCTACTCCATCTCGGTTACCTATAACGCCGGATCCCGCGACGAACGGGATGGCCGGACCGGTTTCGCGCACCTGTTCGAGCACATGATGTTTCAAGGCTCGGAAAACGTCGGCAAGGGCGAACACTTCGTGCTGATCGAAAACAACGGCGGCGGAATGAACGGTTCCACCACCGCGGATCGAACCGAATATCACGAAACGCTGCCCGCCAATCAGCTGGATCTCGGCCTGTTCCTCGAAGCGGACCGCATGAAATCGCTCGCCATCACGCAGGCGAATCTGGATAACCAGCGCGAAACTGTCAAAGAAGAAAAGCGCCAGCGGCACGACAACCAGCCTTACGGCCAGACCTTCGATACGCTGTTCGAAACCGCATACGATAATTTCGCGTACAAGCACTCAACCATCGGTTCGATGGACGATCTGAATGCCGCCTCCACAAAGGATGTCACGCAGTTCTTTAAAACCTATTACGCTCCGAACAATGCCGTGCTCGTCCTGGTCGGAGATTTCAAAAGCAGCGACGCGCTCGCCAAAGTGGAAAAATACTTCGGCAGCATTCCGTCACAGCCGGCGCCGCCAGTTCCCGACATGAGCGAACCGAAGCAGACGGCGGAACGGCGAAAAACGCTGGAAGACCCGCTGGCGCAGCTCACCCGCATCGATATGGGCTGGAAAATTCCGCCCGGGAATACGCCCGACTTCTTTGCAATGTACGTGCTGGGCGAGATCCTTTCCACCGGGCAATCGTCCCGCTTTTATCAAACGCTCGTGCGAGACAAACAGGTTGCCGTCCAGGAAGGCGCCGGTCCCGACGAACGCCGGGGGCCCTCCTTATTTATTGTCGACCTGGTTGTGACGCCGGGTAAGAATCCGCAGGAAGCCGAGAAGCTGGTGTACGAGGAACTCGAGAAAGTGAAGAGCGGAGGCGTCACCGATGACGAGCTTCAAAAGGTCCGCATGGAAGTGAAGCGCGGCAAGGTCGAACAGCTGGAAGGCACATTGTTCCGCGCCGAACAACTCGGTGTGAATGCCGTGTTCTATGGCGATCCCAATGTGATCAACACAGGAAATGACAAACTGATGGCTGTGACGAAAGACCAGATCCAGAAGGCCGCGCGCACCTATCTGACCGATGCCAACCGTACGGTGTTGCTCACCGTACCGAAAACTCAGGCTGGCGGTGCAAAGTGAAAAAGCGGACGCTTCTCGCACTGATTTCCGCTTTACTGGTTCTCGGCCTTATCGGTTCGGCCTCTGCGCAGGAAGACCACTCTGCCGATCTGAGCAAAGTCGAAAGAAAGAACCGCGCCCCCGTCTCCAAAGACATATTGAAGGTCACGCTGCCGCGCGCCACGGAAACCACGCTATCCAACGGGTTGACAGTCCTGATTCTGGAGAACCACCGGCTTCCCATGATCTCGATGCAGATGTATATCAACGGCGGCGGACCTATCTACGAGCCTGCCGATATGCCGGGCCTGGCCAGCGTGACGGCGCAGATGCTGCGCGAGGGAACCAAAACCAGAAACAGCGTGCAGATCGCGGAACAGGCGGCTCTGCTCGGTGCTGAGATCGGCGCGTCTTCGAATTTCGGTTCGTCGGCGACGGTGGTCAACATTTCCGGCCTCAGCGATAACTTCGACCAATGGTTTGCGCTCGCAACGGATGTCGTGCTGAACCCCAGCTTCCCGGCTGATGAACTCAGCCGGCTCAAGCAGCGGATGAAAGCGCAGTTGCAGCAGCAGCGCGCGAATCCGAATTTCCTTTCGACCGAGAGGTTCAATCGGGCTGTCTACGGCTCGCATCCGGCCGCGGTGGTGTCCGCCACCAATGCATCCATCGATGCGATCACGCCGGCAATGCTCCAAAAATGGCATGACGAACGCTACGCGCCGCAGAACTCCATTCTCGGTATCGCGGGCGACGTCAAGGCCGCGGAGATTGTTCCGAAACTGGAAAGGGCCTTTGGCGGCTGGAAGAAGACCGGCCTGAAGGAAGTGTTGCCTGAAAACCCGAGGCCGGTTCCTTCGAAAAGAGTCTTTCTTGTGGATCGCCCGAACTCGGTGCAGACCACGGTCGTGTTGGGCAATATTGCGATCGACCGCCGCGATCCGGATTATGTCGCGCTCAGCGTCGCGAATCACATTCTTGGCGGCGGCACCACCGGGCGGCTGTTTTTGAATCTCCGCGAAGAGAAGGGATATACCTACGGCGTCTACAGCTCTCTCACCGCGCTGAAATATCCCGGGCCGTGGCGCGCGGGCGGCGATGTCCGTACCGAGGTCACCGGCGGAGCGATGACGGAGTTCTATAAGGAATTCCAGCGCCTGAGGAATGAGCCGGTTCCCGCCGGCGAACTGGATGAGGCGAAGCGCGCG includes:
- a CDS encoding MBL fold metallo-hydrolase, translating into MANLSRAYSENVQGNFFVDDTCIDCDLCRQIAPSVFQDEGDHSAVYHQPGSPSETQRAAMALVACPTGSIGTHEKLDIRAAAASYPERIDENVYFCGYASPNSYGAASYMITRPEGNVLVDCPRYAKTLVRRIEEMGGISLILFSHRDDVADHRKFHEHFGCPRIIHRADADGIETEQVLDGQEPVALDKDLLVIPVPGHTRGHVVLLYKNKFLFTGDHLAWSDNRGGLIAFRDVAWYSWPEQTKSMKRLLDYEFEWVLPGHGRRAHQPRDVMRRKLIDCISWMEKTH
- a CDS encoding pitrilysin family protein — protein: MKKRTLLALISALLVLGLIGSASAQEDHSADLSKVERKNRAPVSKDILKVTLPRATETTLSNGLTVLILENHRLPMISMQMYINGGGPIYEPADMPGLASVTAQMLREGTKTRNSVQIAEQAALLGAEIGASSNFGSSATVVNISGLSDNFDQWFALATDVVLNPSFPADELSRLKQRMKAQLQQQRANPNFLSTERFNRAVYGSHPAAVVSATNASIDAITPAMLQKWHDERYAPQNSILGIAGDVKAAEIVPKLERAFGGWKKTGLKEVLPENPRPVPSKRVFLVDRPNSVQTTVVLGNIAIDRRDPDYVALSVANHILGGGTTGRLFLNLREEKGYTYGVYSSLTALKYPGPWRAGGDVRTEVTGGAMTEFYKEFQRLRNEPVPAGELDEAKRAIVASFALSLESPAELLGDEIVRKIYGFPPDYWDTYPAKVTAVTADDIQRVARKYLNPDNMQVVAVGDVGKIKSVMEMYGPVEVYDADGKKVGN
- a CDS encoding pitrilysin family protein: MKPITKVAASTALALLLLVTAAAAQTVKFTDHKLKNGLRVILSEDHSAPTYSISVTYNAGSRDERDGRTGFAHLFEHMMFQGSENVGKGEHFVLIENNGGGMNGSTTADRTEYHETLPANQLDLGLFLEADRMKSLAITQANLDNQRETVKEEKRQRHDNQPYGQTFDTLFETAYDNFAYKHSTIGSMDDLNAASTKDVTQFFKTYYAPNNAVLVLVGDFKSSDALAKVEKYFGSIPSQPAPPVPDMSEPKQTAERRKTLEDPLAQLTRIDMGWKIPPGNTPDFFAMYVLGEILSTGQSSRFYQTLVRDKQVAVQEGAGPDERRGPSLFIVDLVVTPGKNPQEAEKLVYEELEKVKSGGVTDDELQKVRMEVKRGKVEQLEGTLFRAEQLGVNAVFYGDPNVINTGNDKLMAVTKDQIQKAARTYLTDANRTVLLTVPKTQAGGAK